Proteins encoded in a region of the Sugiyamaella lignohabitans strain CBS 10342 chromosome B, complete sequence genome:
- the ATG7 gene encoding Atg7p (Autophagy-related protein and dual specificity member of the E1 family; mediates the conjugation of Atg12p with Atg5p and Atg8p with phosphatidylethanolamine which are required steps in autophagosome formation; E1 enzymes are also known as ubiquitin-activating enzymes; involved in methionine restriction extension of chronological lifespan in an autophagy-dependent manner; GO_component: GO:0005737 - cytoplasm [Evidence IEA,IEA,IEA]; GO_component: GO:0005829 - cytosol [Evidence IDA] [PMID 10233150]; GO_component: GO:0016020 - membrane [Evidence IDA] [PMID 10233148]; GO_component: GO:0005739 - mitochondrion [Evidence IDA] [PMID 14576278]; GO_component: GO:0005739 - mitochondrion [Evidence IDA] [PMID 16823961]; GO_component: GO:0000407 - pre-autophagosomal structure [Evidence IEA]; GO_component: GO:0000407 - pre-autophagosomal structure [Evidence IDA] [PMID 18497569]; GO_function: GO:0019778 - Atg12 activating enzyme activity [Evidence IMP] [PMID 10233150]; GO_function: GO:0019779 - Atg8 activating enzyme [Evidence IMP] [PMID 11100732]; GO_function: GO:0003824 - catalytic activity [Evidence IEA]; GO_process: GO:0006501 - C-terminal protein lipidation [Evidence IMP] [PMID 11038174]; GO_process: GO:0006501 - C-terminal protein lipidation [Evidence IMP] [PMID 11100732]; GO_process: GO:0006501 - C-terminal protein lipidation [Evidence IMP] [PMID 12965207]; GO_process: GO:0006501 - C-terminal protein lipidation [Evidence IDA,IMP] [PMID 15277523]; GO_process: GO:0032258 - CVT pathway [Evidence IMP] [PMID 10233150]; GO_process: GO:0032258 - CVT pathway [Evidence IMP] [PMID 12965207]; GO_process: GO:0006914 - autophagy [Evidence IEA,IEA]; GO_process: GO:0006914 - autophagy [Evidence IMP] [PMID 23382696]; GO_process: GO:0044805 - late nucleophagy [Evidence IMP] [PMID 22768199]; GO_process: GO:0016236 - macroautophagy [Evidence IMP] [PMID 10233150]; GO_process: GO:0016236 - macroautophagy [Evidence IMP] [PMID 12965207]; GO_process: GO:0000422 - mitochondrion degradation [Evidence IMP] [PMID 19793921]; GO_process: GO:0034727 - piecemeal microautophagy of nucleus [Evidence IMP] [PMID 18701704]; GO_process: GO:0032446 - protein modification by small protein conjugation [Evidence IMP] [PMID 10233150]; GO_process: GO:0015031 - protein transport [Evidence IEA]; GO_process: GO:0006810 - transport [Evidence IEA]): protein MVGFADPSTIPNVPGWPLRNFLVLLSIAFSISKISILAYRDNSAIKTSIPKSFWINGKSISLVRDIDVGDGSISLAKVTGWERNSSNKLAPKLSDLGSLIDPNQLADQAVDLNLKLMKWRVAPSLNLEVIKHNSCLLLGAGTLGSYISRALLGWGVRKITFVDSGRVSFSNPVRQPLFNFQDCLNGGAPKAARAAQALKEVYPSVDSAGYQIEIPMAGHPITNEERQKSDYDQLIKLIDEHDTIFLLMDSRESRWLPTVIASATNKLVINVALGFDSYVVMRHGVSPSEHPHSPHIGCYFCNDVVTPVDVS from the coding sequence ATGGTGGGGTTTGCTGATCCAAGTACAATTCCCAATGTGCCAGGCTGGCCGCTAAGAAACTTTCTGGttttattatcaattgCATTCAGTATATCCAAGATATCGATTCTGGCGTATCGAGATAATTCCGCCATAAAAACCAGTATCCCCAAGAGTTTCTGGATCAATGGAAAATCTATCAGTCTAGTTAGAGATATTGACGTGGGTGATGGTAGTATTTCATTAGCCAAAGTAACAGGCTGGGAGAGAAACAGTTCCAACAAGTTAGCACCTAAACTATCAGATTTAGGGTCTCTGATTGATCCTAATCAACTTGCAGACCAGGCCGTAGATCTTAATTTGAAGTTAATGAAATGGCGGGTGGCTCCATCGCTGAATTTGGAAGTCATTAAACATAACTCTTGCTTACTTCTCGGTGCTGGCACTTTGGGAAGTTACATATCTCGAGCATTGCTAGGGTGGGGTGTTCGTAAAATCACATTTGTAGATAGTGGACGAGTGTCGTTTTCGAACCCAGTTCGCCAGCCGTTATTCAACTTTCAAGACTGCCTAAATGGTGGTGCACCCAAAGCTGCAAGAGCGGCTCAAGCTCTGAAAGAAGTATACCCATCAGTGGATTCGGCAGGCTATCAGATCGAGATACCTATGGCAGGTCATCCTATTACCAATGAAGAGCGTCAGAAGAGTGACTACGATCAATTAATCAAACTTATCGACGAGCATGATACTATCTTCTTGCTGATGGATAGCCGAGAGAGCCGTTGGTTGCCAACAGTAATCGCCTCGGCCACAAACAAACTTGTTATCAATGTAGCACTTGGATTCGACAGTTATGTTGTCATGCGCCATGGTGTTTCTCCTTCAGAACACCCACACTCTCCACACATTGGATGCTACTTCTGTAATGACGTTGTCACCCCGGTAGATGTGAGTTAA
- the SRP54 gene encoding Srp54p (Signal recognition particle (SRP) subunit (homolog of mammalian SRP54); contains the signal sequence-binding activity of SRP, interacts with the SRP RNA, and mediates binding of SRP to signal receptor; contains GTPase domain; GO_component: GO:0005737 - cytoplasm [Evidence IEA,IEA]; GO_component: GO:0030529 - ribonucleoprotein complex [Evidence IEA]; GO_component: GO:0048500 - signal recognition particle [Evidence IEA]; GO_component: GO:0005786 - signal recognition particle, endoplasmic reticulum targeting [Evidence IEA]; GO_component: GO:0005786 - signal recognition particle, endoplasmic reticulum targeting [Evidence IDA] [PMID 7925282]; GO_function: GO:0008312 - 7S RNA binding [Evidence IEA]; GO_function: GO:0008312 - 7S RNA binding [Evidence IDA] [PMID 14681587]; GO_function: GO:0005525 - GTP binding [Evidence IEA,IEA]; GO_function: GO:0005525 - GTP binding [Evidence ISA] [PMID 2187859]; GO_function: GO:0005096 - GTPase activator activity [Evidence IEA]; GO_function: GO:0003924 - GTPase activity [Evidence IEA]; GO_function: GO:0003723 - RNA binding [Evidence IEA]; GO_function: GO:0017111 - nucleoside-triphosphatase activity [Evidence IEA]; GO_function: GO:0000166 - nucleotide binding [Evidence IEA,IEA]; GO_function: GO:0005048 - signal sequence binding [Evidence IPI] [PMID 7925282]; GO_process: GO:0006184 - GTP catabolic process [Evidence IEA]; GO_process: GO:0006614 - SRP-dependent cotranslational protein targeting to membrane [Evidence IEA]; GO_process: GO:0006614 - SRP-dependent cotranslational protein targeting to membrane [Evidence IMP] [PMID 1655273]; GO_process: GO:0006617 - SRP-dependent cotranslational protein targeting to membrane, signal sequence recognition [Evidence ISA] [PMID 2187859]; GO_process: GO:0006617 - SRP-dependent cotranslational protein targeting to membrane, signal sequence recognition [Evidence IC] [PMID 7925282]; GO_process: GO:0008152 - metabolic process [Evidence IEA]; GO_process: GO:0043547 - positive regulation of GTPase activity [Evidence IEA]; GO_process: GO:0045047 - protein targeting to ER [Evidence IPI] [PMID 7925282]), with protein sequence MVLADLGRRINAAVNSLTSQSVVDQTALDAMLKEICTALLESDVNVRLVGQLRNSIRAKVASALNKEEKESGSNANAIKRLVQKTVFDELCELVEAHPTDEQFKPKKGRSNVIMFVGLQGAGKTTSCTKLAVYYQRRGLRVGLVCADTFRAGAFDQLKQNATKAKIPYYGSYTEPDPVKVSRDGVEKFKKEKFDLIIVDTSGRHRQEQELFAEMVQIGEAVKPDQTLMVLDASIGQAAEQQSKAFKEASNFGAIVLTKMDGHAKGGGAISAVAATNTPIAFIGTGEHVHDFETFSPKQFVSKLLGIGDIQGLMEHVSTLKLDQKDTIKHIQQGIFTLRDLRDQMSNIMKMGPLSKVASMIPGMSQLADQIGEEDSTKRLKTMIYIMDSMTEKELDSDGSPFADQPSRIVRVARGSGTSVREVEEVLYQQKMMAAMAKKMGGKGGMMSRMQQMQGAGGPNPAQIQAAQRRLASMGMGGGAGGMPDMSQLAGMFGQGGMPDMGEMMKMVGSNPNLQNMMKSFGLK encoded by the coding sequence ATGGTTTTAGCAGATCTTGGACGTCGTATTAATGCGGCGGTGAACTCGCTAACGTCGCAGAGCGTAGTGGATCAGACAGCTCTGGATGCTATGTTAAAGGAGATTTGTACAGCTTTATTGGAATCCGATGTCAATGTCCGTTTAGTTGGCCAGCTCAGAAACAGTATTCGAGCCAAGGTGGCCAGTGCTCTtaataaagaagaaaaagagtctGGTAGTAATGCAAATGCTATTAAGAGACTTGTTCAAAAGACAGTTTTTGATGAACTTTGTGAACTTGTCGAAGCACATCCAACTGATGAACAGTTCAAGCCAAAGAAGGGCCGTAGCAATGTGATTATGTTTGTTGGTCTTCAGGGTGCTGGTAAAACAACTTCGTGTACAAAGTTAGCTGTATACTaccaaagaagaggacTTCGAGTAGGTCTTGTATGTGCAGATACATTCCGTGCTGGTGCATTTGACCAGCTGAAACAGAATGCCACCAAGGCCAAGATCCCATACTACGGTTCATACACAGAGCCCGATCCAGTTAAAGTTTCCCGGGATGGTGTagaaaagttcaaaaaggaaaagTTCGACTTGATCATCGTTGATACTTCAGGTCGTCATCGCCAAGAACAGGAGCTGTTTGCTGAGATGGTCCAGATTGGCGAGGCAGTCAAGCCAGATCAGACTCTTATGGTACTAGACGCTTCGATTGGTCAGGCTGCTGAACAACAAAGTAAAGCGTTTAAAGAAGCATCTAACTTCGGTGCGATTGTTCTCACGAAAATGGATGGTCATGCCaaaggtggtggtgccatttCTGCTGTAGCTGCTACCAACACACCAATTGCATTTATTGGTACCGGAGAGCATGTTCACGATTTTGAGACATTTTCTCCTAAACAATTTGTGTCGAAACTTCTTGGTATCGGTGATATCCAAGGACTCATGGAGCATGTGTCGACGCTGAAACTCGACCAGAAAGATACTATCAAGCACATTCAACAAGGTATTTTCACACTACGGGATTTACGTGACCAGATGAGTAACATCATGAAAATGGGTCCTCTATCCAAAGTAGCTAGCATGATTCCCGGTATGAGCCAGCTGGCAGATCAgattggagaagaagattcgACTAAACGACTCAAGACAATGATATATATTATGGACTCGATGACTGAAAAGGAGCTTGATTCCGACGGGTCGCCATTTGCTGACCAGCCTTCACGTATTGTCAGAGTTGCTAGAGGTAGTGGAACATCTGTTCGAGAGGTTGAAGAGGTGCTTTACCAGCAAAAGATGATGGCGGCCATGGCCAAGAAGATGGGAGGAAAGGGCGGTATGATGAGCCGAATGCAACAAATGCAAGGTGCTGGCGGTCCTAATCCCGCCCAGATCCAAGCTGCTCAACGTCGTCTGGCCTCAATGGGTATGGGAGGGGGTGCTGGAGGCATGCCCGACATGTCGCAACTGGCTGGCATGTTTGGACAGGGTGGTATGCCCGATATGGGCgagatgatgaaaatggtCGGATCCAACCCCAACCTCCAAAACatgatgaagagcttcGGATTGAAATAA
- the ATG7 gene encoding Atg7p (Autophagy-related protein and dual specificity member of the E1 family; mediates the conjugation of Atg12p with Atg5p and Atg8p with phosphatidylethanolamine which are required steps in autophagosome formation; E1 enzymes are also known as ubiquitin-activating enzymes; involved in methionine restriction extension of chronological lifespan in an autophagy-dependent manner; GO_component: GO:0005737 - cytoplasm [Evidence IEA,IEA,IEA]; GO_component: GO:0005829 - cytosol [Evidence IDA] [PMID 10233150]; GO_component: GO:0016020 - membrane [Evidence IDA] [PMID 10233148]; GO_component: GO:0005739 - mitochondrion [Evidence IDA] [PMID 14576278]; GO_component: GO:0005739 - mitochondrion [Evidence IDA] [PMID 16823961]; GO_component: GO:0000407 - pre-autophagosomal structure [Evidence IEA]; GO_component: GO:0000407 - pre-autophagosomal structure [Evidence IDA] [PMID 18497569]; GO_function: GO:0019778 - Atg12 activating enzyme activity [Evidence IMP] [PMID 10233150]; GO_function: GO:0019779 - Atg8 activating enzyme [Evidence IMP] [PMID 11100732]; GO_function: GO:0003824 - catalytic activity [Evidence IEA]; GO_process: GO:0006501 - C-terminal protein lipidation [Evidence IMP] [PMID 11038174]; GO_process: GO:0006501 - C-terminal protein lipidation [Evidence IMP] [PMID 11100732]; GO_process: GO:0006501 - C-terminal protein lipidation [Evidence IMP] [PMID 12965207]; GO_process: GO:0006501 - C-terminal protein lipidation [Evidence IDA,IMP] [PMID 15277523]; GO_process: GO:0032258 - CVT pathway [Evidence IMP] [PMID 10233150]; GO_process: GO:0032258 - CVT pathway [Evidence IMP] [PMID 12965207]; GO_process: GO:0006914 - autophagy [Evidence IEA,IEA]; GO_process: GO:0006914 - autophagy [Evidence IMP] [PMID 23382696]; GO_process: GO:0044805 - late nucleophagy [Evidence IMP] [PMID 22768199]; GO_process: GO:0016236 - macroautophagy [Evidence IMP] [PMID 10233150]; GO_process: GO:0016236 - macroautophagy [Evidence IMP] [PMID 12965207]; GO_process: GO:0000422 - mitochondrion degradation [Evidence IMP] [PMID 19793921]; GO_process: GO:0034727 - piecemeal microautophagy of nucleus [Evidence IMP] [PMID 18701704]; GO_process: GO:0032446 - protein modification by small protein conjugation [Evidence IMP] [PMID 10233150]; GO_process: GO:0015031 - protein transport [Evidence IEA]; GO_process: GO:0006810 - transport [Evidence IEA]), with protein MCTVTRPGVALLAAALAVELLSSVLQHPLKALAPPYKGEEDVDSGDQSSSNDPTALSITPHQIRGFLHKFDAMKIWGPSYDKCSACSEKVVEHWKNDGWEFVKKALNDPEYVSEISGLAELQRQAQELELGSMDWTSGSEEEIN; from the coding sequence ATGTGTACTGTAACTAGACCAGGGGTGGCTCttttagcagctgctctAGCGGTGGAACTGCTGTCATCGGTTCTCCAGCATCCATTGAAAGCTTTAGCTCCTCCGTATAAAGGTGAAGAGGATGTAGATTCGGGTGATCAGAGCAGTTCAAATGATCCCACTGCTCTGAGTATTACTCCCCATCAGATTCGTGGGTTCCTACACAAGTTTGATGCTATGAAGATTTGGGGACCCTCTTATGACAAATGTTCTGCTTGTTCAGAGAAAGTTGTTGAACATTGGAAGAACGATGGATGGGAGTTCGTGAAGAAGGCTCTTAACGATCCGGAATACGTATCGGAGATTAGTGGACTTGCAGAATTGCAACGCCAGGCCCAGGAGCTTGAACTGGGTTCCATGGACTGGACGAGTGGTTCAGAAGAGGAAATTAACTAG